The following proteins are encoded in a genomic region of Stutzerimonas balearica DSM 6083:
- a CDS encoding succinate dehydrogenase iron-sulfur subunit, with amino-acid sequence MLQVSVYRYNPEQDEKPFMQDFQVNTDGKDLMVLDVLALIKEQDQGFSYRRSCREGVCGSDGMNINGKNGLACITPLSAVVKGNKLVIRPLPGLPVIRDLVVDMGIFYKQYEKVRPYLMNDTPAPAIERLQSPEEREKLDGLYECILCACCSTSCPSFWWNPDKFLGPAALLQAYRFLADSRDTETENRLAALDDPFSVFRCRGIMNCVSVCPKGLNPTKAIGHVRNMLLQSAT; translated from the coding sequence ATGTTGCAAGTGAGTGTTTATCGCTACAACCCGGAGCAGGACGAGAAGCCCTTCATGCAGGACTTCCAGGTCAACACCGACGGGAAAGACCTGATGGTTCTCGATGTCCTGGCTCTGATCAAGGAACAGGACCAGGGTTTCTCGTATCGTCGCTCCTGCCGCGAAGGCGTCTGCGGCTCCGACGGTATGAACATCAACGGTAAGAATGGCCTGGCCTGCATCACGCCCTTGTCCGCCGTGGTCAAGGGCAACAAGCTGGTTATCCGTCCGTTGCCTGGTTTGCCGGTCATTCGTGACTTGGTGGTCGATATGGGCATCTTCTACAAGCAGTACGAGAAAGTTCGCCCGTACCTGATGAACGATACGCCGGCTCCGGCCATCGAACGTCTGCAAAGCCCGGAAGAGCGCGAGAAGCTGGACGGTCTGTACGAGTGCATCCTGTGCGCTTGCTGCTCGACCAGTTGCCCGTCCTTCTGGTGGAACCCTGACAAGTTCCTTGGTCCCGCCGCGCTGCTGCAGGCCTACCGTTTCCTGGCCGACAGCCGCGACACCGAGACGGAAAACCGTCTGGCGGCATTGGATGACCCGTTCAGTGTGTTCCGCTGCCGCGGCATCATGAACTGCGTAAGTGTTTGCCCGAAAGGGTTGAACCCGACGAAGGCCATCGGCCACGTGCGCAACATGTTGCTGCAAAGCGCCACCTGA